TCTTTTCTATCATTGTCTATGATAACAATTTTCGCAAGTCATATACAAATGGGGAAGCAAGTGCTGCATGATTCAGGGGTTTTAATTTGATTCTGATCTTTGTCGGAGAACACAATAGAATATTAGCTATAGGCCTAAAAAATGCATATTTTGGGGCATTGGAGAATTCCACCAAGTTCGATGTCCTATGGCTAGTGGTATACATTGCGTGTTGGGATATAcggtaaaatattaaaatcaccGTAAACCACTATAAAAATTAAGGAAAATTGTTCATATTTATCGTAATTTAAGTTTATTGTGATTTTATCGTGTATCTAAAGATGcacataaatattattaaaaatcataattgTCTAAATATAGATTAGAATCATTTGATGTCACacgtcaatttttttttttgatcgaCACATGACaatctttttttggtacatcggagaGCTGACACACGACAATCTTAACTTCTTAAGTAAACTAGctagtatttttatttttttttggtcgaaacTAGCTagtatttatttttctctttataaAAATTCATTGATGGTCATATCTTTTTTGGGGCAAAATGGGCTAGCTAGAGCCCCAAAGGAAACAAacgaaaaaaaagaatgtgggcCATTATTTGGGCCTCTTTGACTCTTTTTGTTGAACAGCTCTTTGACTTTTTAATTCATCCATCATATGATATTGAAAACTTAATTTCCTGCCAAGATTGTTGGTAAAAAAAGAACAATCTTACCAAGAAAAGAAAACCCCCGAAAACTTTCATCTAAAAATATAGTAGTCCTGTGAAACTAGTACTGAAAAATCCCTTATTGCTTTCGCTAAACATATTACGTTCGGATAGAAGTAAATAAAGTGTATGAAATACAAGTCTAATAAAAGACACAAATATTAATTTAGAAGAGAAATATCATTCCAATTTTAAGTACATAAGGTCTACGTTAAACTATGGAGATATGTGCGATGTTAATTATAGGATTTGAGCATGGTGGATGAAAGGTAGATGTTAAACTAGGGAGATATATGAGATGTTAATCAAAGGAACAATTAACAATGCGTAAAGCCCAACGGTTCATAAAAAATATGACAACGCCTTGAGTAGCACTTTggcccaaagcaaatgaagatCACAAGGACCAGAGAAATGCTTTTTTGGGACCAAAAAAcctcttttttatttcaaaaataattcgAATGTGCAAATAAAAAGTGTTAATTTGGACTGTAGACATATCAATATTCAATTAGGAGATCGACAAAAAAGGTGGATAACACAGGACTATAGACAAAATACTTTATCATCGCCAATTTTAATTACCAAGAAAATAAAGCTCCTTAATGCGAAAAGAATCAATTCCGGCTATTCATATATCcaagccaaaagaaaaaaaggagtCAATTAACTCGATCCAATTTGGATTTTCAAATATATCATGTGATGATTAAATTAAGAAATGTCAAGAAGTAATATAATCTACTCATAGATCCAGGTCATAATATAAAAGGAATGAAGTCCTACTTTAATGTTCATATATGTTCTTCACGTGTGTGTTGTTTAAACTTTCATTTGTATCCAAAAATAAAGAACTTTCATCAACGTCGTGCATATATTCATAGAAATATTATAAACCTAATATGTATTATTGGCACTATTGGCTCATAGTCATTGCACACTCTATGTCACTTGCTGACACTATCTCTGAGCTGACAAGTCAAAACACacagaaaatattaattaagtGGGGACCAATGGCAAATGGGGGTTGGGTGGTGGGGTTAAGGCTTAACACACTTTCCCTCTTTGAGTAATTTTGAATTGGTTCACCCTTTCCCCCtcttatattaaatttaatatttatgaatcttaattttattttgaggtTCCTCTAATATGCACCATTGTTATAGTGGtacaattttacaccacttattTTAACTGGTTATAGCCATTAATAtatctttttttaaatatatcattaaaattttgttatatgttaatttaaaaaaaaaatacgcGTTGACCTGTTATAACTGTTATAACAGGTTAATGCAAGTTGTGTAAAATTGCAACATTGCACGACTTAGCACATTAGGAGTCAACTTATTTTCAATCCTCATAAAATTACTTGTGACTTTCTCTTTTGGGTGCAAGTAAAACTACAcaaaaaatctcaaaagcgtACACTCATTTCAGCAAAACAAAATAGCAACACTCGTTACATCAGTGAAAAATAAATGTGTCATATTCGAAAGGCAAGTTTCCTCTTGACTTTAACGAAATTTGAACCGCCTTTACAGAGGGACTAGTGAGATGGTATAATACTAGTATATAACTTGTGCATTGTATGACCAACATATGGGCTCTTATGTTTAGAAATATCAAAACATCACTATTAGAATTTGAGAGACCTAACTCAACTAAAAAAATTGCTTATGAGTTGAGAATTGTCTtgaccatatctctagtcaatgtgtgACTTTTCAACACATCCTAAAGATGAACATATCCAGGTGTCTCATATACGGGATAGTCTTCACTTTAATGGATATAAGGTAGGTTATGATAGCATATTAAAAGTTGGGATTATCTTCTCATACATAAAAGCtatttttaactataattttaGTTAATGAGGAGCTTCTCAACCATCACTACAAAAAAACATGagcataatttttaaatttgggATTAAATCAATTGATAATTCCAAACTAATAATGTTGGAAGGCTTGTGTAAAAGAGGACTTAAGAGGAAGGGTCGTTGCCCTACATGTGTGGGATCTAGATTAAGCCTCGTGAAGGGCACTCGTGCTGTACACTTGAGGTAAAGCAGATAAGTCACGTGCTCGTCGCATTAAATTCATTCGTTTCTTAATAATGCTTTATCTCGTATTCAAAAAAGTTCAAATATTTGAAGTTTCTGTTGTGTCTTCTTATTCTTGGATAAGTTTAGATGACACATCCAATATATCCACATTtatgctatgtttggttggagggaaaggaaagggaaagaaaacacggaaatcgagGAGTGAACTTGGATTAAACATTAGACCAAATTCACTCctcgatttccgtgttttctttccctttcttttcccctccctccaaccaaacgaAGTTTTATATGGAGATAAGAGAAATAGGAAATATGAGTAATGTAATAGGAAAGGAATGAATATATACTATTCAGATTAGTAATAAGGACATTTGTCGGATAATGAAAAAGGACAATGTTGATGTAGCTTGGACTCAATTATCATAGGTTTTGTCTGTCGTCACTGATGCAATTTTCATCTTCCTTTGTCGTTAAATTGAGTTGGCTTCGTCTGCTTAGGTCAACGAGCGCTATAGATTGTGTCGGCGTGTTCTATGGTGGCCAAGAGGGTGGTCAAACTATGAAGACCCAAGTAAGATCATAtgcaaaaaagagaaaataaatgaaaatgaaatgagaAATAAATGGGATGTGGATAAATTTAAAGTCAAGATCTAGTCATTATTAAACATCCGCCATGAATTACTTCTCACATTCTCTATCTTTCTATATACAAACGTAAATATGCCTTGTAGGGAGAATTTGAATTTGGACAGTAGAAATGAAATGtgttatttgttttgtttttttttttaattataaatgtaTACTAATACAATGAAAATTTGCTAGTATGTTTTTCCCAGCATGTCTTACCTAATAGTTTGAATGTGTTTTATCTGCGTTCAATACacttaaaacacaaaaaaaaatagtatgaACATTGTGACAAGTTGTTGGTTTCCATCCCAAGGTACACAAATGTTTtttaataacaacattcatttTAAATTGTCTATGTTATAAATTATTGCTGTTAATTCTTATTGAAATGATCTTTACAATATTTAGGTACACTAAAGATTGGGATATCAGCAATGTTTTGGAGAAATATAGATCAATTTTTAATGAAACATTTTATTGAGACAAAATACACATATTAAGAATAAATgtgactttcaaaaaaaaaaagtgataccTTCAGATTCGCAGTTCccattttatttttacttttaaccCACTagctattttaatttattttcaccaTTAATGCTTTTACTTTTAACCCACTAGCTATTTTAATTCATTTCCACCATTAATGCATTGAAAAGTTGAAAAGGGGGAGAGTCcattcaaataaaaatatattgtgaAAACAATCATTAATGCACTATTAATTTCAAGTTGCTTTttataaaaaagataaaattataTCTCTAATTTGTTCTTATAATAAGGATATGAATGAACTAGAGTATATGCAAAGATGAATTAAAAACCAAATGGAAGTCAGCTAGATCGTATTGATTAAAAATGATTGTTTGAATCCTAACTTTACTATTTAAGATACATTTGACATTTAGCACACTCATTTCACAATTACAGTAGAGCGAGATAGACGTAAGATTTCTACATGGAAGAACATGAAATAACTTTCAAATCACGATCCACATACTAGATTAGAAAGATAAAGGGAATGGAAGGGTTTTGAACCAACCAACCTTTAAAAACTTTGGCAGATCTTAGGTCTATCTTACAATAAATCAGAAACATCCTCCTCCTATTATCCTAAGCATTTGCCTTCTCACACACTCAATGAAGTGTCCCTTTACTTTATTGAGTCAACATCAAAAATCGAACCACCAAGTCTTTGGTCAAATTaatattgttttttctttcaaaacaaCACATTCTTTATTcatttcttgtttctttctttctctctttccttTTCACTGAGATTTTAAACCAAACCCCAATCCCGCTTTCCCTATTCCTTCACCATAGCTGTACTCAACCAACACTAGGGAACTGTCTCTTTCCTTCTTTCTCAGTGAGACCTTTCTTCACTCTTCAATGGAAGTTGCTGAGCTCGTTTCAACTTAGACCCCAGGTCACTCTTCAGCTCCTTCAAATGCCACATTCTTCAGCTCATTttttttgtgggttttgtttgtgggggCAAATGCTTATCTGGGTCAGTGAGAAAATGTCTTAAAATgggaaaaaaatggaaaagattGAATCTTGGGTGTACATTGTCAAATGGGTATCTTTGATAAGATTGAAAAGAACAGggcattttgtttttttttccttttccattTTTCACGTTGCCGATGGAGCCTGCATATGTTGTTGTTGTCTTgtgtttcttgttttttttggCAATGTGTGTTGTTTACGCTTTTGAAGTTGACTGGTTATTCAGCAATCTTGTAAATCTTCACGTTTTTGGAGTGTAGGTTTGCATGGGCAAAGAAATGCTAGGGGTTCAAAAAATTAATCTGAACTCTATAGTGTGTGTTGCTGAAATTAGcttctttgttttctttcctttctgcTTTGGTTCTTTTACTTTACTGTTTGTAACCCTCATCTTATATCTTGCGTACAAAAATGGAAGATTTAAGAGAAGAGATCTTTCTTGACTAATCTGATATGCTCTGCTGTAAAATTTAAAACGTGATCTATGAATGCTCTCTTTGTGCCTTTGTCACTCAATTGGACCTTTACTCTTAGTACTATTTAAGGTAAATTGAATTCTCAATGTCAATTTCAAACTTATTTGTAGCATGTTTAAGGTGTTTCGATGTCGATTGTATGCTTCAAATTGAATAACATAGTATCATCAAATCCAAGATTTGCTGTGTTCTTTGTCCATTTTAAAACATGGATCAAGAGGCTGCTGAATGCATCAAGTCAAGTGTCAAGTGTGTTAGGTTGCTGATCAATGGAAAAAATGTTGTCAAGTGTGTTAGGTTGCTGATCTATGGAAAAAATGTTGTTAAGTGTCATTTACCTTAAAAGTCCTGACTTGGATTTTTTGATGTATTTGGTTTCTTGATATTCTATCTGTGTTTACTGTTTTCTAATGTAGGCTGCTTCTGTGTATCCCTTTTTCTTTCCTGGCTCATGATTGGGTCTTCTTGTTGCAGGATTCACAAGTCAAGATTTAGAGTCCAGCTCTTCTGAATcttgaagaaatgaagaaagataataGTGTCGCTTTGAAAGATGGTGAGGTTCCTGCTCGATGGACTCGTGCTCGAGCTGCTGCTTTTCGTGCATCTGGACAGTTGCCTCCTCTGAAGGGGGTACCACAAGGAATTGAAAAGCAGCCCCTAGGAGCCAACCTAAAAAGAGCGGTTTCTGATAATACATGTCTTCCGCGTAAGAAGAGGGCTGTTCTTCAGGATGTCTCTAACACTTGCTCTGAAAGTTCATACAGGAGCTGCTTCAATGCAACTAAAAATCAGGTTGCTATGCATCCAATTGGCTGTGAACAATCACCAGCTATTTATAGCAAGAAAACATTTGAacctatcttatgattggtctTGAAACTTATTGGTGGATTCATATCTCATCAGTTGAAATGCACTCTCTTCGTCTTCCCTTACTTATGACGCTAACATTTCTTCTACAATTTTTGTGTCTTCCAGGCTAAGAAAAGCAAGATTGCTAAGCCGGCTCAACTCAATGTTCCCAAAGTGGTACCATGTGTTGGTGGAGGGCTACCACGACATCAAGTTGACTCAAAAGCAGAGAGTTTGCCGCAAATGGGGCTTCGATCAGAAGATACCATGTGTTCATTTAATTTCGAAGACAATGCTTTTCTACGGCCGAGTTCCAAACAATGTGGCACAGATGATAATATGTTTGACAGCCAGACATCTGGAATATCCTCTTATCCGTTGATATCTCAAAAGAAAGGTTTTCTTCAAATTTTCTCTCCTGCATGTGATATACCTTATCGTAGGACATGATCTGTGCATTACTTAAACACATCATTTTACAATATTAATGTTTTTGTGCTATATCTTTAAGGTTGCTACATGAGTGATTTTGCTTAACTTGTCTGTTTGTAAATGACTACATGATCTTCTAAAGTCTGAGGAGTCTAAAGCAAAATTGAAATGGCGATCTCATTGTAAATAATGCACAATTATAATAGATACGCGGCTTCGTGTTGTGCCCACGCTCTGCAAGttgaaatgtttttttattgaaatatacACTTTTACAATAATTATAATTCTGTCAGTTGTTATTGCTAACACAGCTGATTGTATGTTCGAAGTAATCAAGCTTGCTTGTATAGAGAAATTTGAAGATCATATGCTTCCTTGAGTTCCTTCTTAATATTATATACAGTTGTTGCTTCAAACCTTCTACAGTGGCAAAATTTATAATTATGTGTTAAAATACATTTTACTGGGTTAATGAATTTGTTTATGGCTTCATAAACGAAACCACTTTCTAATTATTTGATGTTAATATTCACTTGCTTCTTTTTGGTCTCAGCTTCTCAAACTGTTGCAGCCAAGAAAAGTAGCCTTGCTGAACTCCAGAATGTGTCACAGGATCCAGATTTCACTGATATAGATGCTGATTCTGAGGATCCTCAACTGTGCGGCCTCTATGCCACTGATATCTACAACAACTTCCGCGTTGCTGAGGTTTGTGTTGTATTGTTGTAAAGGCTCTGCCATTAGTATACATCAGTTATGTTATGCCCGGTACAATCTTAGGGTTCATTTGGCATGCCATGTTATTAAGCATAATAAAATAAGCTTATTGTCTATAATAATATAACTTTGCGTTGAAAGTTACAAGAGTATATTCATATTTACTCTTCCTGCCAACTTTTAAACTCGTTCCATATACCCAATAGTAGTACACTAGTATGTGGAAAGACAAAAAGGTATTTTTCTTATTGGTGGCTCTTTATATCAACCCATTACTTTGATGAAACCTGATAATTAAACAAGATTTAAGATAACGcagcttgtaaaaaaaaattcagcttGATGATTTCTGTGGTTTCATTTCACTGCTATCCCTTTACTGTCAATGAATTTTCTAAACTGAAGATTGTTCATGTCATGTAATCAATAACTACTACTGTATTAGCATAAAATGCTGCACTGGCAAAAAATAATCTGTCTGAATTTTGTAGCACATAGTTATTAACTATAATATACACAGTGATTTGTAAAGCATGTACTTTATCAATGTATTGTCTAGATACTCGGTTTCTAACTGTTTGAGAAAGGTAGTGCAGAATGTTCATAACCTTTCTATCAtctgttttcttcaattttgccTGTTATCATAAGTTCaccaaatattttattttccagcTGTCAAGAAGGCCTAGCTTCATGGAAACAGTACAGCGAGATATCACTCAAAGCATGCGTGCAATACTGGTTGATTGGCTTGTAGAGGTTTGCATTATTTAACTTTCTAATATGTTGATTACAAGTTCAGACTATCAGGTGTTTGCTGAAAAACGTGAACTCAATTGGGCTCACGTTTCATAGTTGATTCACTAATGAGATTGCTCTTAATGTGTAGGAGATGATTTGTAGTTGCACTTGTACTGTAATTTAGATATGTATATCAAGTTTGAGAAAGTGGGCATGCTTCTTTTAATTCCCTTGTGTGTTCAACTTCATTTTCAGGTTTCTGAAGAATACAAATTGGGAGCAGACACTCTTTACCTCACTGTATACCTCATTGATTGGTTTCTCTCCAAAAATTACATTGAAAGACCAAGACTTCAGCTGCTCGGAATTACCTGCATGCTAATTGCGTCGTAAGTCACAAATTCATGAAAGTTGGCCTCTTACTCCTCATATGTATTCATCAACAGGGAATATGCAAAGATGTGTATTATATATTCTGATGCAGTTGTGTGGTACCAAACAATTCCTTAATGCTTGTGTTGAGAGGAGGACAATGCACTATATCCTTGTTTCCATGTCATTGAATGATCATTCAAGAAAGAGCTTTTCTTTGTTTACAAAGTGATTAGCCTTTGTTTGAATGCCGCATCCCATGGATGGATGTAACTTAGTTTTTATACATTTGCTTCTTCCCTGTGCTAGTTGGCATCAACTGTAATCACTAAGCAAATGTTTCAACTTAATATTGTTCAGATTATTATAACTCTTTGGCATCTGCATTTAAAAATGTTTGTCTTCTTTTCTGTGATTGAAGGAAATATGAAGAAATTAATGCCCCACGTATTGAAGAATTCTGCTTCATCACGGACAACACATACACAAAAGAGGAGGTATACCACATTACTTTTTTCACAATAAATGTTAATACATAATACATTAGTTCAGCAGGGTTTTGTTGTGGGATTTgaaaatgttatttattttaatatgctGCTCTTTATTATTGGAGTATGAGTTTTGGAGTTTCTGTTAGAATTTTTGGAGCAATGTACTGATAAGTAATGTGAGTGGCAGGTACTAAAAATGGAGACTGAAGTGTTGAAGTCCTCTGCATATCAACTGTTTGCTCCCACAACAAAAACTTTCCTCAGGTACTTGTTGACATTTTTATCATTTAAGTAGTCTTTTCAGAGTTAAGGGCTatttgaagatcctcatgcttTCAACACATTCTTGGTTTCTTAGGAGGTTTCTTCGAGCTGCACAAGCTTCTTCCAAGGTGAAAATATTGATATGGGGCAATCCTGCTTGGTCCTGAACAGGCCAAATTGTTTCATTTTTCAGTATCACTACTAATCACTTTCCTAATGAAAAACTTGCAGAACCCTAGCTTGGAACTGGAGTACTTAGCCAATTACCTAGCTGAACTTACATTGATGAACTATGGTTTCTTAAATTTCCTTCCGTCTATGATTGCCGCATCCGCCGTGTTTCTTGCGAGATGGACATTAGATCAGTCAAGCCACCCCTGGGTTTGTGTTTAACTTTCACGCTTTCCTTTCATGTGAAGTTACATCACGGAAACATGACCttcattgttattattatttgcAGAATCCAACTCTTCAACACTATGCCTCTTACAAACCATCAGATATGAAAACCACAGTTCTTGCATTACAGGATCTACAGCTGAATATTGATGGCTGCCCTTTAACTGCAATCCGCACAAAGTACACTCAAGAGAAGGTATGACACAGAGAGATAGGGGAAAAAAACTAAATAGGTGTTTGGTTCTGTGGTTGGTAGTCCCATAATCATTTCTGTGAAAAAGCTATGAAGTGGAGCTTTTCAGTTACTGTGTTTTGGATTATATGCCTAACACAAATCCGAACATCCTATACCTTTCATGAGAATCAATTCTAAGACTCATAAGCTACTACTCACTAAAGTTTCTCcccagaatcaattgtagaaaggGTTTCCAAACAATGCAATAATATTTCCAATTCTTATTTTTGTATTGAGTCAACCCATTTACACTTGCATGATGTTCAAATTTTTGTTTCAGTTCAAAGGTGTAGCAGCTTTGACTTCACCAAAACTGCTTGAAACTCTGTTCTGAAGATGTAGGTGGTTGACAAACGAATGCAAGGGACCCCTAACTGTAACTGATGATATGTACTACACAAGAGAAGTTCCTGGCTTTTATTCAAAACATGTCTCATCTAATCATCACTCCCAACTATTGTTCATTTGTCCATGCTATTCTTTAATATCTTCTGTATATACATTTGATGGTCCTTCTGATTGGGATTCTTGTCGAGTTTTCTGAGATGGATTGAACACCAGGAACTTGATAAGTATCGGTGGTTGTTGACAGAGTGTAACAGTAACTTCTGACGCCTTAGACTGATTGAATCCCCTTCTTGGGGAAGTTCTATTGACGTCGGTGCATGTAATCAACTCATGAAATTTGTCATTTATCTTGTTTTTGCAAAATGCTGGGTTTTTAGATCCCAAGTTGATACATTTCAAACCAAGGAAAACAAATTCTATCAGCATGTCTGGATTTGTGGGGGCACACAATCTAAAGCACGGCAAGTGATGCTACACTTTTAGCTTGGTACCATAAGTGATTATAGGACTTCTAATTGTAGAACTAAAGGTGCTATAAAAAAAGTAACTGCAAATTCCTTGGAAAACGTCTTTGTTTGAAATGGATTAACGATTCTTATTTCTTGTGCGTGTGTGATATGCATATTAACCAGCCTTTTTACCTTCTAGTATATTTATGAGTCAATGAGCACATTGAAAATTTAACAATTATATCGTTATCCTGTTCAAACTTCCTAGAGTATCCAAAACCACCAAAAATCAATAATCAATAATCAATGGAAACAGCAGAATTTGTCTAACTTTTCTTTCTCATATTAAATGAGAAAAATAAGGCATACTTGATTTTTGGCTAAGTTGCATATTTGTGATGGTGGGGCTGTAATTTAACTTAGATTTATATACTTGGCTTCCAGCTAATGTACGCAGCTCTTTGTTATGCGCCCGGGTGGTTATTGCAGATGATGTCCAAGATGAGAGGGTGTGGCTGGGTTGCTTGCAactgaaagttttttttttttttttgaaaagccaaaaattacattaaagggagtacaaggggtactccaacccacagaacaaacaaaagaaataacaaagtaaaaacaaacCAAGATACCCACCCAAACCCACCAAAACTACAGCACCATTACATGTCAGTGCTACCACAATTAGCATTGAAATCTAACAGACCTATCCCATGACAGTACCCAACCAAGAAGCAAATACATGAATCTCCAACCAATAAGTCATGATCCCTGTTTCACAAAACATGGGTTTGATGTGGAACTAGTATAGCGAAACTACC
This portion of the Lotus japonicus ecotype B-129 chromosome 3, LjGifu_v1.2 genome encodes:
- the LOC130748908 gene encoding cyclin-A2-3-like; the protein is MKKDNSVALKDGEVPARWTRARAAAFRASGQLPPLKGVPQGIEKQPLGANLKRAVSDNTCLPRKKRAVLQDVSNTCSESSYRSCFNATKNQAKKSKIAKPAQLNVPKVVPCVGGGLPRHQVDSKAESLPQMGLRSEDTMCSFNFEDNAFLRPSSKQCGTDDNMFDSQTSGISSYPLISQKKASQTVAAKKSSLAELQNVSQDPDFTDIDADSEDPQLCGLYATDIYNNFRVAELSRRPSFMETVQRDITQSMRAILVDWLVEVSEEYKLGADTLYLTVYLIDWFLSKNYIERPRLQLLGITCMLIASKYEEINAPRIEEFCFITDNTYTKEEVLKMETEVLKSSAYQLFAPTTKTFLRRFLRAAQASSKNPSLELEYLANYLAELTLMNYGFLNFLPSMIAASAVFLARWTLDQSSHPWNPTLQHYASYKPSDMKTTVLALQDLQLNIDGCPLTAIRTKYTQEKFKGVAALTSPKLLETLF